In the genome of Hymenobacter cellulosivorans, one region contains:
- a CDS encoding T9SS type A sorting domain-containing protein: MRHIYLSVGFAFTLGLSAAQAQTPAWTSGLQPTNPTATDDTGAAGVGLAVDASGNQYVAGILQNGAGSGASATRVFGSTTLTGGSGFASGFVAKLSPTQQWLWALKATGNGEALAFEHVVVNPAGDTYAIGDVSDDQTISPNGGTLVTVGSLTYTTTKAQASFITRLNANGQPQALIGTSGTRILAAGWDATAGNLVVAGEYSGTVTLGGITLPAAPIAGVFVARLNAAGQWVSAVGATSTGTASSSRFVVSEAAVGPQGQVALAFRIRNGSVTLGGTTVTSTSTTQAINIVAQLSAANQWAWATQVAAAGTSSVAYIANELQYDRTGNVWLAGEGLSTGLQIGSTTVNEDEFVARLSPTGQWGAVGTIGHAGSANGATNTEALAVDAQGNAVMVGNMPNAITYTFGTRTLVNPTAGRNFVARFNPTTQSWDYAQLTPSVSTNGEFTFGAIALDVAGNMFATGDFLGSITFGANTLTYPASFGSNAFVAKLSNAGLPLGVRQVAGVAPLALYPNPAAAGTFATLRLSSSTSTALPVTLRDALGRAVRTSTVLAGQQEARLATAGLAPGLYLLEAGAQRAQLVVQ, from the coding sequence GTGCGACACATTTATCTCTCTGTTGGCTTTGCGTTTACGTTAGGCTTATCCGCGGCTCAGGCCCAAACGCCGGCCTGGACGAGCGGCTTACAACCAACTAACCCCACCGCCACCGACGACACCGGCGCCGCGGGCGTTGGCCTGGCTGTTGATGCCAGTGGCAACCAGTACGTAGCGGGCATCCTGCAGAACGGCGCGGGCAGCGGAGCCTCCGCCACCCGCGTGTTTGGCAGCACCACTCTTACCGGGGGCTCGGGCTTTGCCAGCGGTTTTGTGGCCAAGCTTTCCCCTACCCAGCAGTGGCTCTGGGCGCTCAAGGCCACCGGCAACGGTGAAGCCCTTGCCTTTGAGCACGTCGTCGTCAATCCAGCCGGCGACACCTATGCCATTGGTGACGTAAGTGATGATCAAACAATATCGCCGAATGGGGGGACCCTGGTTACGGTGGGCTCCCTCACCTACACCACCACCAAAGCTCAGGCCTCCTTTATTACCCGCCTCAATGCCAACGGACAGCCCCAGGCGCTGATTGGGACATCCGGTACCCGGATCCTGGCCGCGGGCTGGGATGCTACGGCCGGCAACCTGGTAGTGGCTGGAGAATACTCCGGCACCGTCACGCTGGGCGGCATTACGCTGCCCGCTGCTCCTATTGCCGGTGTGTTTGTAGCCCGCCTGAATGCGGCAGGCCAGTGGGTAAGCGCCGTGGGCGCTACCTCCACCGGTACCGCCAGCAGCAGTCGTTTCGTAGTGAGCGAGGCCGCAGTGGGCCCACAGGGGCAAGTAGCGTTGGCTTTCCGCATCCGCAACGGCTCCGTGACGCTGGGTGGCACAACCGTCACCTCGACCAGTACTACCCAGGCCATAAATATTGTGGCTCAGCTCAGCGCCGCCAACCAGTGGGCGTGGGCTACGCAGGTTGCGGCCGCAGGGACTAGCTCGGTGGCCTACATTGCCAACGAACTACAATATGACCGGACGGGCAACGTGTGGCTGGCGGGTGAGGGCCTAAGCACCGGCCTGCAAATAGGCAGCACCACGGTGAACGAGGACGAATTTGTGGCCCGCCTCTCGCCCACCGGCCAGTGGGGCGCCGTAGGTACTATCGGCCACGCGGGCAGCGCTAATGGCGCTACCAATACGGAGGCCCTGGCTGTCGATGCGCAAGGCAACGCCGTTATGGTCGGCAATATGCCCAATGCCATTACCTACACGTTTGGCACGCGTACCCTGGTCAACCCCACCGCCGGTCGGAATTTTGTGGCCCGCTTCAACCCGACCACGCAAAGTTGGGACTATGCCCAGCTCACCCCGTCCGTTAGCACGAATGGCGAATTCACTTTCGGAGCTATTGCGCTGGATGTTGCCGGAAACATGTTTGCCACGGGTGACTTTCTGGGCTCCATCACCTTTGGGGCGAATACCCTGACTTACCCGGCTTCTTTCGGCAGCAATGCCTTCGTAGCCAAGCTCAGCAACGCGGGCCTGCCGCTGGGTGTGCGCCAGGTGGCGGGTGTAGCGCCACTGGCCCTCTACCCAAACCCGGCTGCCGCGGGTACCTTTGCTACCCTGCGTCTGTCCTCGTCTACGAGCACTGCGTTGCCGGTAACCCTGCGCGACGCGCTGGGCCGGGCCGTACGCACCAGCACGGTTCTGGCTGGTCAGCAGGAAGCCCGGCTGGCCACGGCTGGCTTGGCCCCGGGCCTCTACCTACTGGAGGCGGGCGCGCAGCGGGCCCAGTTAGTAGTGCAATAA
- a CDS encoding response regulator transcription factor, with protein MQPDSYTRIAATIAEVAATADFYPGVVIVHNLRTQCVEYMSRPGLQLLRTTLAELIAMGPEYHSRFFNQQESAEYVPKIMALLEQNDLNQIVTFFQQVRTTQSPDWSWYMSSIRILLRGDDGLPLLGLCFACPIDPTSSVSIKATRLLEENNFLRKNHSKFGQLTKRECEVLRYLALGRSAPEISQTLFISVQTAETHRRNIKQKLNLESGYDLVQYAQAFDLI; from the coding sequence ATGCAACCCGACTCGTACACGCGTATTGCCGCTACCATTGCGGAAGTGGCCGCCACTGCCGATTTCTACCCCGGCGTTGTTATCGTTCACAACCTTCGCACCCAGTGCGTGGAGTACATGTCGCGCCCGGGGCTGCAGCTGCTGCGCACCACCCTAGCCGAGCTCATTGCCATGGGGCCCGAGTACCACTCCCGCTTTTTCAACCAGCAGGAGTCGGCCGAGTATGTGCCTAAAATAATGGCGTTGCTGGAGCAGAACGACCTGAACCAAATCGTGACCTTTTTCCAGCAGGTGCGCACCACCCAAAGCCCCGACTGGAGCTGGTACATGAGCTCAATCCGAATTCTGCTGCGCGGCGACGACGGCCTGCCCCTGCTGGGGTTGTGCTTTGCCTGCCCCATCGACCCGACCAGCTCGGTGTCTATCAAGGCGACCCGGCTGCTGGAGGAAAACAATTTTCTGCGTAAAAACCACAGCAAGTTCGGGCAGCTCACCAAGCGTGAGTGCGAAGTGCTGCGCTACCTGGCCCTGGGCCGCAGCGCCCCGGAGATTTCGCAAACGCTGTTTATTTCGGTGCAAACGGCCGAAACCCACCGCCGCAACATCAAGCAGAAACTCAACCTCGAATCGGGCTACGACCTGGTGCAGTACGCCCAGGCCTTCGACCTGATTTGA
- a CDS encoding glycosyltransferase family 9 protein: protein MPELNGILVHPDCRHFRGDVPCRPNKEHGYQCAGCPEYAPVQQRILIIKLGAIGDVIRTTPLLRRLRQEYPQAKITWLTHTPAILPAGAIDEILKLELTSVLHLQAREFDLLLNLDKDKEACALHDTIRATRKFGYTLLPNGVAWPSNELANHKFLTGVFDELSQLNQKPYVQEIFELCGFEFQHEEYVFDTHQDKGYNWSNLPTGKPRIGLNTGCGDRWTTRLWSDEKWLSLITQLQQAGYVPVLLGGAAEDERNQRLHAATGAAYLGTFPLEQFINLMYQMDGIVTQVTMAMHISIALQKPTVLMNNIFNPYEFDLYGRGQLVQPDRQCVCFYRGTCKLGTSCMEDLPAEKVFAAVQASVPV, encoded by the coding sequence ATGCCCGAACTAAACGGCATCCTTGTTCATCCCGACTGCCGCCATTTCCGCGGTGATGTTCCCTGCCGCCCCAACAAAGAGCACGGCTACCAGTGCGCCGGCTGCCCCGAGTATGCCCCCGTACAGCAGCGGATTCTTATCATCAAGCTTGGGGCCATCGGCGACGTTATCCGGACTACGCCCTTGCTGCGCCGCCTGCGCCAAGAGTATCCGCAGGCCAAGATTACCTGGCTGACCCACACGCCGGCCATTCTGCCCGCCGGGGCCATCGACGAGATTCTGAAGCTGGAGCTGACCAGCGTGCTACACCTGCAGGCCCGGGAATTTGACCTCCTGCTGAACCTGGACAAGGACAAGGAAGCCTGCGCCCTGCACGACACGATTCGGGCCACCCGTAAGTTTGGCTATACCCTGCTGCCCAACGGTGTGGCCTGGCCCAGCAACGAGCTGGCCAACCACAAGTTCCTCACAGGCGTGTTCGACGAATTGAGTCAGCTCAATCAAAAACCTTACGTGCAGGAAATCTTCGAGCTCTGCGGCTTCGAGTTCCAGCATGAGGAGTACGTTTTCGACACCCACCAGGACAAAGGCTACAACTGGAGCAACCTGCCCACCGGCAAGCCCCGCATCGGCCTCAACACCGGCTGCGGCGACCGGTGGACGACGCGTTTGTGGTCGGATGAGAAATGGCTGAGCCTGATTACCCAGCTCCAACAGGCCGGCTACGTCCCGGTATTGCTAGGCGGTGCGGCCGAAGACGAGCGCAACCAGCGCCTGCACGCGGCCACCGGCGCCGCCTACCTGGGCACCTTCCCGCTGGAGCAGTTCATCAACCTGATGTACCAGATGGACGGCATCGTGACCCAGGTGACGATGGCCATGCACATCAGCATTGCTCTGCAAAAGCCCACGGTGCTGATGAACAACATCTTCAATCCCTACGAATTCGACCTTTACGGCCGGGGCCAGCTCGTGCAGCCCGACCGGCAGTGTGTGTGCTTCTACCGCGGCACCTGCAAACTGGGCACCAGCTGTATGGAAGACTTACCGGCCGAAAAGGTATTTGCGGCGGTGCAGGCCAGCGTGCCAGTGTAG